The Arachis hypogaea cultivar Tifrunner chromosome 19, arahy.Tifrunner.gnm2.J5K5, whole genome shotgun sequence genome has a window encoding:
- the LOC112775476 gene encoding callose synthase 3 has translation MSSRVGPSEPSGASQRRITRTQTAGNLGEAIFDSEVVPSSLVEIAPILRVANEVEKTHPRVAYLCRFYAFEKAHRLDPTSSGRGVRQFKTALLQRLERENDPTLKGRVKKSDAREMQSFYQHYYKKYIQALQNAADKADRAQLTKAYQTANVLFEVLKAVNMTQSVEVDREILETQDKVAEKTEILVPYNILPLDPDSANQAVMRFPEIQAAVSALRNTRGLAWPKDYKKKKDEDILDWLGVMFGFQKHNVANQREHLILLLANVHIRQFPKPDQQPKLDERALTEVMKKLFKNYKRWCKYLGRKSSLWLPTIQQEVQQRKLLYMGLYLLIWGEAANLRFMPECLCYIYHHMAFELYGMLSGNVSPMTGENIKPAYGGEEEAFLGKVVTPIYNVIAKEAERSKKGRSKHSQWRNYDDLNEYFWSADCFRLGWPMRADADFFSLPVERQDFDKSNDNKPTNSDRWVGKVNFVEIRSFWHIFRSFDRMWGFFILCLQAMIIVAWNGSGNPSAIFNGDVFKKVLSVFITAAILKLGQATLDVILSWKAQRTMSMHVKLRYILKIISAAAWVIVLSVTYAYTWDNPPGFAQTIQSWFGSNSSSSSLFIMAVVIYLSPNMLAAILFLFPLIRRFLERSNYRIVMLMMWWSQPRLYVGRGMHESTLSLFKYTMFWVLLLITKLAFSYYIEIKPLVGPTKAIMGVKISKFQWHEFFPHARNNVGVIIALWAPIILVYFMDTQIWYAIFSTLFGGIYGAFRRLGEIRTLGMLRSRFESLPGAFNACLIPEEKSDQRKKGLKATFSRRFDQIPSNKGKEAARFAQLWNQIITSFREEDLISNREMDLLLVPYWADRELDLIQWPPFLLASKIPIAVDMAKDSNGKDKELRKRIEADNYMSCAVRECYASFKSIIKYLVQGDREKQVIESIFSEVDKHIEEGDLISQFRLNALPSLYRQFVELIKYLIDNKHEERDQVVILFQDMLEVVTRDIMLEDHISSLVESIHGGSGHEGMLAIESQHQLFASEGAIRFPIQPVTEAWTEKLKRLYLLLTTKESAMDVPSNLEAKRRISFFSNSLFMDMPAAPKVRNMLSFSVLTPYYTEEVLFSLRELESPNEDGVSILFYLQKIFPDEWNNFLQRVNCTSEEELKGNESDELEEELRLWASYRGQTLTKTVRGMMYYRKALELQAFLDMAKDEDLMEGYKAIENSDNNATGERSLLTQCQAVADMKFSYVVSCQQYGIDKRSGAARAQDILRLMTRYPSLRVAYIDEVEEPSKERPKKINKVYYSCLVKAMPKSSNPSETEPVQYLDQVIYKIKLPGPAILGEGKPENQNHAIIFTRGEGLQTIDMNQDNYMEEALKMRNLLQEFLKKHDGVRYPSILGLREHIFTGSVSSLAWFMSNQETSFVTIGQRLLANPLKVRFHYGHPDVFDRLFHLTRGGVSKASKVINLSEDIFAGFNSTLREGNVTHHEYIQVGKGRDVGLNQISMFEAKIANGNGEQTLSRDVYRLGHRFDFFRMLSCYFTTVGFYFSTLITVLTVYVFLYGRLYLVLSGLEESLSTQKAIRDNKPLQVALASQSFVQIGFLMALPMLMEIGLEKGFRTALSEFILMQLQLAPVFFTFSLGTKTHYYGRTLLHGGAKYRPTGRGFVVFHAKFADNYRLYSRSHFVKGIELMILLVVYQIFGHTYRSGVAYLFITVSMWFMVGTWLYAPFLFNPSGFEWQKIVDDWTDWNKWISIRGGIGVPPEKSWESWWEEEQDHLQYSGTRGIIAEILLSLRFFIYQYGLVYHLNFTKTKSILVYGISWLVIFLFLSVVKVVSVGRRKFSADFQLVFRLIKGLIFVTFVSVLALLIALPHMTIQDIIVCILAFMPTGWGMLQIAQALKPLVRKAGFWGSVKTLARGYEIVMGLLLFTPIAFLAWFPFVSEFQTRMLFNQAFSRGLQISRILGGQRKGRSSRNKE, from the exons ATGTCGTCGAGGGTGGGGCCGTCGGAACCGTCGGGGGCGTCGCAGCGGCGGATCACGCGGACGCAAACCGCCGGGAACCTCGGAGAGGCCATATTTGACAGCGAGGTGGTGCCTTCCTCCCTTGTTGAGATTGCACCCATTCTTCGTGTTGCCAATGAGGTTGAGAAGACTCATCCTAGAGTCGCCTATCTCT GCCGGTTTTATGCCTTTGAGAAAGCTCATAGGTTGGACCCAACTTCAAGTGGTCGTGGTGTTCGGCAATTCAAAACTGCCCTTCTCCAGCGTCTAGAAAGA gaaaatgatccaacattGAAAGGAAGGGTAAAGAAAAGCGATGCTCGTGAGATGCAGAGTTTTTATCAGCACTACTACAAGAAATATATCCAAGCTTTACAGAATGCTGCTGATAAAGCTGACCG TGCACAACTAACCAAGGCATATCAGACTGCTAATGTCCTTTTTGAGGTTTTGAAGGCTGTTAACATGACACAGTCTGTAGAAGTTGATCGTGAG ATTTTGGAGACTCAAGATAAAGTTGCTGAAAAAACAGAGATATTAGTTCCTTACAATATTCTTCCTCTTGATCCTGATAGTGCAAATCAGGCAGTAATGAGATTTCCTGAG ATCCAAGCTGCTGTATCCGCTCTTCGAAACACAAGAGGTCTTGCCTGGCCTAAGGACTACAAGAAAAAAAAGGATGAAGACATTCTAGATTGGCTTGGGGTAATGTTTGGCTTTCAG AAGCACAATGTAGCAAATCAGAGAGAACATTTGATCTTATTGCTTGCAAATGTGCACATAAGGCAATTTCCTAAACCTGATCAACAACCAAAG TTGGATGAGCGTGCTCTAACAGAAGTCATGAAGAAACTTTTCAAGAATTACAAAAGGTGGTGCAAGTATTTGGGTCGGAAAAGTAGCCTTTG GTTACCAACCATACAGCAAGAAGTGCAGCAGCGTAAACTACTGTACATGGGCCTTTATCTTCTAATATGGGGTGAAGCTGCCAACCTAAGATTCATGCCAGAATGCCTGTGCTATATCTATCACCAT ATGGCTTTTGAATTGTATGGTATGCTTTCTGGTAATGTTAGTCCAATGACGGGAGAGAATATCAAGCCAGCTTATGGAGGTGAAGAGGAGGCTTTCTTGGGGAAAGTTGTAACTCCTATCTATAATGTGATTGCAAAG GAAGCTGAAAGGAGTAAAAAGGGGAGGTCAAAGCATTCACAATGGAGGAACTATGATGATTTAAATGAATATTTCTG GTCAGCTGATTGTTTCCGGCTTGGTTGGCCAATGCGTGCTGATGCTGATTTCTTTTCGCTGCCAGTTGAGCGTCAAGATTTTGACAAATCTAAT GATAACAAGCCAACTAATTCCGACAGATGGGTTGGAAAAGTTAACTTTGTTGAGATAAGGTCATTTTGGCATATTTTCAGAAGTTTTGATCGCATGTGGGGCTTCTTCATTTTGTGCTTACAG GCAATGATTATTGTTGCATGGAATGGATCTGGGAATCCAAGTGCAATTTTTAATGGTGATGTCTTCAAGAAGGTGCTGAGTGTGTTTATAACAGCAGCCATATTGAAACTTGGACAAG CTACTCTGGATGTGATTCTCAGTTGGAAAGCACAGCGAACTATGTCCATGCATGTTAAGTTGAgatatattcttaaaattatttCAGCTGCAGCATGGGTGATTGTTCTTTCAGTTACATATGCTTACACTTGGGACAATCCTCCTGGGTTTGCTCAAACCATCCAAAGTTGGTTTGGGAGCAATTCAAGTTCGTCTTCTTTGTTTATTATGGCTGTTGTTATATACTTGTCCCCGAACATGCTTGCTGCCATATTATTTCTTTTCCCACTTATTCGTCGGTTTCTTGAGAGGTCAAACTATAGGATTGTGATGCTAATGATGTGGTGGTCACAG CCTCGTCTCTATGTTGGTAGGGGAATGCATGAGAGCACTTTGTCCCTTTTCAA GTACACAATGTTTTGGGTCCTCTTATTGATCACAAAGTTAGCGTTCAGCTACTATATAGAG ATAAAGCCTCTGGTGGGACCAACAAAAGCTATAATGGGTGTAAAAATCTCGAAATTCCAGTGGCATGAATTCTTTCCCCATG CTCGAAATAATGTTGGTGTTATAATTGCACTTTGGGCTCCAATTATTCTG GTATACTTCATGGATACCCAGATTTGGTATGCCATATTTTCTACTTTATTTGGTGGTATTTATGGAGCATTCCGTCGCCTCGGAGAG ATAAGGACACTAGGAATGCTCAGATCCCGTTTTGAATCATTGCCTGGAGCCTTCAATGCTTGTTTGATCCCCGAGGAAAAGAGTGACCAAAGGAAAAAAGGACTGAAAGCTACTTTTTCTCGCAGATTTGATCAG ATTCCATCTAACAAAGGTAAAGAGGCTGCAAGATTTGCTCAGTTGTGGAACCAAATAATCACTAGTTTCAGAGAGGAAGATCTTATCAGTAATAG AGAAATGGACCTTTTGCTTGTACCTTATTGGGCTGATCGTGAGTTGGACCTTATACAATGGCCACCATTCTTACTTGCGAGCAAG ATTCCAATCGCAGTGGATATGGCCAAAGACAGCAATGGAAAGGATAAAGAGCTGAGGAAAAGGATAGAGGCTGACAACTATATGTCTTGTGCTGTTCGGGAGTGCTATGCTTCATTTAAGAGCATTATTAAGTACCTGGTTCAGGGGGACCGTGAGAAACA GGTTATAGAATCCATTTTCTCTGAGGTAGACAAACATATAGAAGAAGGTGACCTAATAAGTCAATTCAGACTAAATGCACTTCCTAGTCTCTACCGGCAGTTTGTTGAGCTAATCAAATATTTG ATAGACAATAAGCATGAAGAAAGGGACCAAGTTGTGATTCTCTTCCAGGACATGCTAGAAGTAGTGACGAGAGATATAATGTTGGAGGATCATATATCCAG TTTGGTAGAATCAATCCATGGTGGATCTGGACATGAGGGGATGCTTGCCATTGAGTCACAACATCAGCTGTTTGCTTCTGAAGGAGCTATTAGGTTTCCAATTCAACCAGTTACTGAAGCTTGGACAGAGAAG CTTAAACGGCTTTACTTGCTGCTTACAACCAAAGAATCTGCAATGGACGTACCATCTAATTTGGAAGCCAAAAGGCGTATTTCTTTTTTCTCTAATTCACTGTTTATGGACATGCCTGCAGCACCCAAAGTCCGCAATATGCTTTCATTCTC GGTTTTAACACCATATTACACTGAAGAGGTTCTCTTTTCCTTACGTGAGTTGGAATCACCCAATGAAGATGGTGTTTCGATACTCTTTTACTTGCAAAAGATCTTTCCAG ACGAATGGAACAACTTCCTTCAGAGAGTGAATTGTACCAGTGAGGAGGAACTGAAAGGAAATGAATCGGATGAGTTAGAAGAAGAACTTCGTCTCTGGGCTTCATACAGAGGCCAAACTTTGACTAAAACtg TAAGAGGCATGATGTACTACAGAAAGGCTTTGGAGCTCCAGGCTTTCCTTGACATGGCAAAAGATGAAG ATTTGATGGAAGGCTATAAAGCCATAGAAAATTCAGACAACAATGCAACGGGTGAAAGGTCATTGTTGACACAATGTCAAGCAGTAGCAGATATGAAATTCTCATATGTAGTATCATGCCAACAATATGGGATTGACAAGCGATCTGGTGCTGCTCGTGCTCAAGACATATTGAGGCTTATGACAAG ATACCCTTCACTTCGGGTTGCTTACATTGATGAGGTTGAGGAACCTAGCAAAGAGAGGCCAAAAAAGATCAACAAGGTTTATTACTCTTGTTTAGTGAAGGCAATGCCAAAATCCAGTAATCCTTCAGAGACAGAGCCAGTGCAGTATTTAGACCAG gtaatatataaaataaagctTCCTGGACCAGCTATTTTGGGTGAGGGTAAGCCTGAAAATCAGAACCATGCCATAATTTTCACACGTGGAGAAGGCTTGCAAACAATAGATATGAACCAG GACAACTATATGGAAGAAGCTTTGAAAATGAGAAACTTATTGCAAGAATTTCTTAAGAAGCATGATGGTGTGAGGTACCCAAGTATTCTTGGACTCAGGGAGCATATATTTACTGGAAG TGTTTCTTCACTTGCATGGTTCATGTCAAATCAGGAGACCAGTTTTGTTACAATTGGTCAGAGATTGTTGGCTAATCCCCTGAA GGTTCGCTTCCACTATGGTCATCCCGATGTCTTTGATAGGCTTTTTCACCTCACAAGAGGGGGTGTTAGCAAAGCCTCCAAGGTTATCAATCTGAGCGAAGATATTTTTGCTG GCTTTAACTCTACACTCCGTGAAGGAAATGTCACTCATCATGAGTACATTCAAGTTGGGAAGGGGAGAGATGTTGGACTCAACCAGATTTCTATGTTTGAAGCAAAGATAGCTAATGGCAATGGAGAGCAAACACTGAGTCGAGATGTGTACCGACTTGGGCATCGTTTTGATTTCTTCAGAATGCTGTCTTGTTATTTCACCACAGTTGGATTTTACTTCAGTACACTT ATTACTGTTCTTACTGTATATGTATTCCTCTATGGTCGCCTATATCTGGTTCTCAGTGGGCTTGAAGAAAGTTTGAGTACACAGAAAGCCATTCGTGACAATAAGCCTCTTCAAGTGGCTCTGGCTTCTCAGTCGTTTGTTCAAATAGGGTTTTTGATGGCCTTGCCCATGTTAATGGAAATTGGCTTGGAAAAGGGCTTTAGAACTGCACTTAGTGAGTTCATATTAATGCAGTTGCAGCTAGCTCCAGTATTCTTCACATTCTCGCTTGGGACAAAGACTCACTATTATGGAAGGACGTTACTTCATGGAGGTGCAAAATATAGACCTACAGGTCGAGGTTTTGTGGTTTTCCATGCCAAATTTGCAGACAACTATAGACTTTACTCACGGAGCCACTTTGTCAAGGGTATTGAGCTCATGATTTTGCTGGTAGTGTACCAAATTTTTGGTCATACTTATAGAAGTGGGGTTGCCTATCTCTTCATCACTGTGTCGATGTGGTTTATGGTGGGCACTTGGCTTTATGCACCCTTCTTGTTCAATCCTTCTGGGTTTGAGTGGCAAAAGATTGTTGATGATTGGACTGATTGGAATAAATGGATTAGCATCCGAGGTGGCATAGGCGTACCGCCTGAGAAAAGTTGGGAGTCCTGGTGGGAGGAGGAACAAGATCATCTCCAATATTCAGGAACACGGGGAATCATAGCTGAGATATTGTTATCTCTGCGCTTCTTTATCTATCAATATGGTCTTGTTTATCACCTAAattttacaaaaacaaaaagtatcCTG GTGTATGGCATATCATGGTTGgtgatctttttatttttatctgtGGTGAAG GTGGTATCTGTTGGGAGGAGAAAATTCAGCGCAGATTTTCAACTTGTCTTCCGGCTAATCAAAGGATTGATATTCGTGACTTTTGTATCAGTTCTGGCCCTCTTAATTGCCCTTCCTCATATGACAATCCAGGACATTATTGTTTGCATTCTTGCTTTCATGCCAACCGGATGGGGAATGCTACAG ATTGCACAAGCATTAAAGCCTCTAGTACGGAAAGCTGGATTTTGGGGCTCAGTAAAAACTCTTGCACGTGGCTACGAGATTGTAATGGGTTTGCTTTTGTTCACTCCCATTGCATTTCTTGCTTGGTTTCCATTTGTTTCGGAATTTCAGACACGTATGCTGTTCAACCAAGCATTCAGCCGAGGCTTGCAAATTTCTCGCATTCTTGGAGGCCAAAGGAAGGGGCGCTCTTCTCGTAACAAGGAATAG
- the LOC112779105 gene encoding uncharacterized protein produces the protein MAKQKTIAQIYGDCEESYNKVPKLLQALQSCFPGTICELRVAPYYDGHRLVRDCSMFDKIFWAFPSCVEAFKHCKLFVSVDGTHLYGRYCGVLLIAVAQDSNNNILPIAFAIVESESTES, from the coding sequence atggcgaagcagaagacAATTGCTCAGATCTACGGGGATTGTGAGGAGTCATACAACAAAGTGCCGAAACTACTTCAGGCGCTGCAGAGTTGCTTCCCTGGGACTATTTGTGAGCTACGGGTCGCACCATACTACGATGGGCACCGACTGGTACGCGATTGTAGCATGTTCGATAAAATATTTTGGGCTTTTCCATCCTGTGTCGAGGCTTTCAAGCATTGCAAACTATTTGTGTCCGTTGATGGCACGCATCTTTATGGCAGATACTGTGGGGTGTTGCTTATAGCGGTGGCACAAGATAGCAACAACAATATCCTACCTATTGCTTTTGCCATTGTAGAGTCTGAGAGTACTGAGTCGTGA
- the LOC112776314 gene encoding uncharacterized protein: MNDQSQMMMNLNQMSQPQMMNQVPMMSQPQVINKSQIIGQSQPQLLSHSQAMNQKPQQPPMKPSQMMMNQTQPPMMMNRGYKVWSQQPPLDPNMKFQNPMKPNFSAPKPGRSNWKGKKVPTDKRKDLRRMEKPIPSSSVSVPNTGAVYQPPTLHELQSQNRLKARKFYPKKKFNNRFAPYAPRNTTSFIIRAKKSGGIASLVSPCPVTPAVLPTPILSPSREVLGDMAKEEWGVDGYGSMKGLIRLRSPGHEADVHDDEDEEDGGGGSSESDVEEHVEVERRLDHDLSRFEMIYPNYGGEYNNVLENRVDDQDSHIAQLEEENLTLKERLFLMERELGDLRRRLLFLERQNQVVEDVNEEVVENGSDNESEGGSDVPVLGIDNNAEMVDSMLVSGRNMNFEVGAKLDNVGVAETEGRGDVCMEESVPDEAVAKKNQIKGVDEMRDVIEFNELKEETGVQKDDEKKDEIKDNEMRDEIGFSEVKEEKDEEATPRCLPDKVLAKDDDCIDNKEGIESEMLDRNDESKALEATNDCVKDAVLHEKDDC; the protein is encoded by the coding sequence ATGAACGATCAATCTCAGATGATGATGAATTTGAACCAGATGAGCCAGCCTCAGATGATGAATCAGGTTCCGATGATGAGCCAGCCTCAGGTAATTAACAAGTCTCAGATCATAGGTCAGTCCCAGCCTCAATTGCTCTCTCACAGTCAAGCCATGAATCAGAAACCTCAGCAGCCTCCGATGAAGCCATCTCAGATGATGATGAACCAGACTCAGCCTCCTATGATGATGAACAGGGGATACAAGGTCTGGTCTCAGCAGCCTCCTCTTGACCCTAACATGAAGTTTCAGAACCCTATGAAACCAAATTTCTCTGCTCCCAAGCCTGGTCGAAGTAACTGGAAGGGGAAGAAGGTCCCCACCGACAAGCGCAAGGACCTCAGGAGAATGGAAAAACCCATTCCAAGCTCATCCGTTAGTGTTCCGAACACCGGCGCCGTTTACCAACCACCTACTCTGCACGAGTTGCAATCGCAAAACCGTCTAAAAGCACGTAAGTTCTATCCCAAGAAGAAGTTTAATAATAGGTTTGCTCCTTATGCGCCTAGGAATACGACATCGTTTATTATTCGTGCGAAGAAGTCCGGTGGCATTGCATCGCTTGTGTCACCTTGCCCGGTGACCCCTGCAGTGCTTCCCACACCTATACTGTCTCCGTCGAGGGAGGTGTTAGGGGATATGGCGAAGGAGGAGTGGGGTGTTGATGGATACGGGTCGATGAAGGGTTTGATTAGGCTTCGTTCTCCGGGGCACGAGGCTGATGTTCATGATGATGAGGACGAGGAGGATGGAGGCGGTGGGTCGAGTGAGAGTGATGTGGAGGAACACGTGGAGGTGGAAAGAAGGCTGGACCATGATTTGAGCCGGTTTGAAATGATATACCCAAATTATGGAGGTGAGTATAACAATGTATTAGAGAATAGGGTAGATGATCAGGATTCCCATATAGCACAATTGGAGGAggagaatttgacattgaaggaGCGTCTATTCCTGATGGAGAGAGAGTTAGGTGATTTGCGAAGGAGGTTACTGTTTCTTGAGAGGCAGAACCAAGTTGTGGAAGATGTTAATGAGGAAGTGGTGGAGAATGGGTCTGACAATGAAAGTGAAGGTGGATCAGATGTTCCAGTTTTGGGAATTGATAACAATGCAGAGATGGTTGACTCGATGCTGGTAAGTGGGAGAAATATGAACTTCGAGGTTGGTGCTAAGTTAGACAATGTCGGAGTAGCAGAGACTGAAGGCAGAGGTGATGTTTGTATGGAAGAATCTGTTCCAGATGAGGCGGTTGCAAAGAAGAATCAGATCAAAGGTGTTGATGAAATGAGGGATGTGATTGAGTTTAATGAATTGAAGGAGGAAACTGGTGTACAAAAGGATGATGAAAAGAAGGATGAGATCAAGGATAATGAGATGAGGGATGAAATAGGGTTTAGTGAAGTGAAGGAGGAAAAGGATGAAGAAGCAACGCCTCGGTGTTTACCGGATAAAGTTCTTGCAAAAGATGATGATTGTATTGATAACAAAGAGGGTATTGAATCTGAAATGCTGGACAGAAATGATGAATCAAAAGCTCTCGAAGCTACAAATGATTGTGTAAAGGATGCAGTCCTTCATGAGAAGGATGATTGCTAG